In the Silene latifolia isolate original U9 population chromosome 1, ASM4854445v1, whole genome shotgun sequence genome, AAGCTAAGTTACAATTAGATTAGCTTCATCTTCAGCCCTTTGACTACCTTAATAATCAATAAAAAAGAAACCACCTTTAAACTGCAATTTCAGACCGTCTTACTTTATAATTTGTGTAAAGCATATCAAGTTTCAGAGTTTCAGTTAAGTAATCGTCTCActgacattttttttttctttgtggcCGGATGTTAACAGGTTAGAGAGGATGACGTATGTGGCGAGTAAAAAGAGAAAGATGATTGAGAATTTGGATCGTATTTCAGAGTTGCCGGAGCCTATCATCCTTCACATATTATCTTATCTTCCTTTAGAAGATTCTGCTCGAACATCAATCTTATCTAAGGCCTGGAACAACTATTATAGCCTATACCCCATTCTTCATTTTGATCATAACTTATTTGCATTGAAATCCCTGATTTCGGCTAAAGAAGGCAGTCGAGAGCCTAGTATTAGTCAAATAAGTGATATGTTTATGGATGAGGTCGATTGTCGCTTATCTAAAGCCACACAACTAGATTCACCTATTCGAAAGTTAGCATTGACCATTGCCATTAATGATCCCAAGAACTTCTCCCGTGTTGATAAATGGTTAGAGTTGGTGAAACAGATTAATGTTCAGGAAATCTGTTTTTTTATGCAGAGTGCTGGTAACCTGTGGGAAAATTTATTGGATGATGGTTGTGTATTATATGAGTTTCCGATTTCAGTGTTGGCTTCAAAAGGCTTGCGTACTGTGTATATTCGAGGGTGTAAGTTTGCTGATGAGACATTAGTTGGCGACCCTATCAACAAAAGGGGAGTCTCATTTTGTTCTCTTCAGCGATTGTGCCTGTCACATGTTTACATAGGAGATCACGTGTTTGAGAACCTGACAAACTACTGTAAGGGGATTGAAATACTAGTCCTTGATTACTGCACTGTCTTGATGGACTCCATGGAGCTCTCGAAGTTTCCTAAGCTAAAGAACGCTCTCATTGAAATTGAGGATGGTTTGATTGATCGTGTTGGCATTGAAGACACTAATCTTGAATGCTTCAAGTGTGATGTTAATATTGACACCGAATGTCATATCAGCCCTGCTGCTTGCGCCAGCATTAGAGAGCTCACTTTGGTGGGTTGCACCATTAACCAGCCTAGCCTGTTTGCAGACCTCGCCGCTACATTTCCTCTAGTCGAAGAAGCAGATATTTTTATACATGATACGGAAACATTTAAAGCAAATACTAATGTTCTCAGGAAGTTAAAGTTCACTGGAGACGGTTCAGTTCCTTTGAAGGAGGTTCATATTGATTGTCCGAGTTTGACGCTGCTTGATTGTAGTACTTATGGTCTGATGGAGCTGTATGTTGATTGTCCGAAACTGAGGGTGTTCCGATATCAAGGGAGTACTGTTCCCAAGCTGCTTTTCTTTAGTTCAACCTCTGATCTAGAGAAGAGCAGCTgtgaattaacagttaattatgCTTACGACACATTTTGGTTCAATAGCTTAAGGGCATTCCTTGTTTGCGTTATGGCAGTTCCGACCTATGTGTCCCTGCTCGTTACTTCGCCACTGGTGAGTATCCTCCCCTTTCTCTCGTCCGTCATTTTCTTTCTGTTATTTATACATATAGTTAATGTATTTCGTTTGGTTTTGCTAGGCGACATTTGAACCTGAGCAAATTGAAGCAATTCAAGCTTCCTCAGGATATAATGTTCACTTAATGCTTTCGGTTACTTATGAAGTCGAGCAAAATGTAGCTGCTCTTGTGGATGCCGTGCTATGGACCATTCGTCCGACCACCTTGACTTTTGGTTACACTTCATATGATCTCATAAAGGTATGTTTTACTTGGTATATTAATTATTTTTGTGTGTTTTGAACGCTTTCACCAGCGACATTTCCGTGTTCCTTCATTAAAAGAGAATTTTACTAATAATTTGCAATTGTTTTTGCAGTATGTGTGTGAAAATTTGATTAAGAAATCCGTAGAGGACATTCCCGATGAGCAGCCGACCAATCCCTGTTGGATGCATCTATTGAAAGATTTCGAAGTTGAAAGCTCGTTGGATATTCTGGACATAAAGGATAATTTGGCGGCTTTGCCGGAGCAATGTCGAACAACAAATGACGTTTGTTTCAAGTTTCATTGGTCTTACGAATGACAAAAACAAATCGGATAAGAGCATGGACAGGTTGTCGAGCATTATTATTAACTTCTGCAGACAGACTCTTTGGATACTCCCGGGTCCTCAAGTTTGGAAGATTCTCCTTTGGAAAATTCTTTTGAATCCTCTCCTGCTTAGCTTAAGACGGCATTCCAGAGAACATATATAGAGATGAATACCAAGTGTCCGCTTGCCTTGTTGAACTTTCAAATAAAACAGCTCGTCTTTTCAGGGAATGTGACATTTACCAGCAGACTACGGGCAGCAGGTTGTTTGGGTATTTTGAGCCTTCTTGGGTTGTGAATGTAGTATGCAAATCTGGATCATTAATTGGATTCAACTTAAGCTGCTTCATTTTTAGAATCGTAGTTGATGCGGCTTGGACTAAAGCAGCAATGGGCGTACCATTTTTTCTCAGAAAGGTCTCGGAATGAGTACTATGGGTAAATCACTGTATGTTAATGTGGGCGTGAAGAAGGGTGGCGAGTTTGGAATGTGGGTTGTTTACCGGGTTAAGAAGGGATGGCCTAACAGACAAGGGAGATTCTAGACCTAATGATCGCTAAGGCGAAGGTGTTGTTGAAGACTTGAAGGGACTAGAGGAGGCAGGAAGACAAGGACGCGTTAACGTGGTTGTGGAAGGCGATCGTCTGGTGGTGATCAACAGATCACTCGAGCCGATGAGGCA is a window encoding:
- the LOC141616775 gene encoding uncharacterized protein LOC141616775, coding for MTYVASKKRKMIENLDRISELPEPIILHILSYLPLEDSARTSILSKAWNNYYSLYPILHFDHNLFALKSLISAKEGSREPSISQISDMFMDEVDCRLSKATQLDSPIRKLALTIAINDPKNFSRVDKWLELVKQINVQEICFFMQSAGNLWENLLDDGCVLYEFPISVLASKGLRTVYIRGCKFADETLVGDPINKRGVSFCSLQRLCLSHVYIGDHVFENLTNYCKGIEILVLDYCTVLMDSMELSKFPKLKNALIEIEDGLIDRVGIEDTNLECFKCDVNIDTECHISPAACASIRELTLVGCTINQPSLFADLAATFPLVEEADIFIHDTETFKANTNVLRKLKFTGDGSVPLKEVHIDCPSLTLLDCSTYGLMELYVDCPKLRVFRYQGSTVPKLLFFSSTSDLEKSSCELTVNYAYDTFWFNSLRAFLVCVMAVPTYVSLLVTSPLATFEPEQIEAIQASSGYNVHLMLSVTYEVEQNVAALVDAVLWTIRPTTLTFGYTSYDLIKYVCENLIKKSVEDIPDEQPTNPCWMHLLKDFEVESSLDILDIKDNLAALPEQCRTTNDVCFKFHWSYE